A section of the Devosia rhizoryzae genome encodes:
- the nuoL gene encoding NADH-quinone oxidoreductase subunit L, producing the protein MIIQAIVFLPLVGALVAGLLGRSIGHRPSEFITTGLLIIAAVLSWVVFLPVAFGDGLVGAVGDGHAAVVKVEVMRWIQVGDMDLRWILRVDTLTAIMLVVVNTVSALVHLYSIGYMNEDPHRSRFFAYLSLFTFAMLMLVTADNFLQMFFGWEGVGLASYLLIGFWYTRPSATAAAMKAFVVNRVGDFGFALGIFCAFLVLGHIDFDGAFEAADAFATTGLPTIRFLSWNVDAMTVVCLLLFMGAMGKSAQFLLHTWLPDAMEGPTPVSALIHAATMVTAGVFMVARLSPLFETSQVALTVVIVIGAITAFFAATVGLVQNDIKRVIAYSTCSQLGYMFVALGTGAYSAGVFHLFTHAFFKALLFLGAGSVIHAMHHEQDMRNMGGLRKKIPITYWMMMIGTLALTGVGIPGTSFGFAGFFSKDSIIESAYAYGGQVGSFAFWLLVIAAMFTSFYSWRLVHLTFHGSPRDAQHSHTAHPDPAHSDAETHHEPIDDSNLDDHVHAAVSHDDAHHHGSAYDHAHESPNVMLVPLYVLAVGAVLAGAVFYGMFFENLEHIESFFAGAIVVDHEIIEAAHHVPWLVKWSATFAMIIGFIAAYILYIRRPEMPGRIAATNPGLYKFLLNKWYFDELYNTIFVKPALYIGRAVWKGFDDQLIDQTFTEGLGRRVQNVTNWVVKLQSGYLYHYAFAMLIGIAALLTWAIAAGGLI; encoded by the coding sequence ATGATCATTCAGGCGATTGTTTTCCTGCCCCTCGTCGGGGCACTCGTCGCAGGCCTGCTCGGCCGCAGCATCGGCCACCGGCCATCCGAATTCATCACCACTGGCCTCCTCATCATCGCTGCGGTGCTGAGCTGGGTCGTCTTCCTGCCTGTTGCCTTTGGTGATGGCCTGGTCGGTGCGGTCGGCGACGGCCATGCCGCCGTGGTCAAGGTCGAGGTCATGCGCTGGATCCAGGTCGGCGACATGGACCTGCGCTGGATCCTGCGCGTCGATACGCTCACTGCCATCATGCTGGTCGTCGTGAACACGGTCTCGGCCCTCGTTCACCTTTATTCCATCGGCTACATGAACGAAGATCCGCACCGTTCGCGCTTCTTCGCCTACCTCTCGCTCTTTACCTTCGCCATGCTGATGCTGGTGACGGCCGACAACTTCTTGCAGATGTTCTTCGGCTGGGAAGGCGTGGGCCTCGCGTCCTATCTCCTGATCGGTTTCTGGTACACGCGCCCCTCGGCGACCGCCGCGGCAATGAAGGCTTTCGTCGTCAACCGTGTCGGTGACTTTGGTTTCGCCCTCGGCATCTTCTGCGCCTTCCTGGTACTCGGTCACATCGACTTCGATGGTGCCTTCGAGGCCGCCGACGCTTTTGCGACCACCGGTCTTCCCACCATCCGGTTCCTTTCCTGGAACGTGGATGCCATGACTGTCGTCTGCCTGCTGCTCTTCATGGGCGCCATGGGCAAGTCGGCGCAGTTCCTGCTGCACACATGGCTGCCGGACGCCATGGAAGGCCCGACGCCCGTGTCGGCGCTGATCCATGCCGCAACCATGGTCACCGCCGGCGTCTTCATGGTCGCCCGCCTGTCGCCGTTGTTCGAGACCTCGCAAGTGGCGCTGACTGTCGTGATCGTCATCGGCGCAATCACCGCTTTCTTTGCGGCAACCGTCGGTCTCGTCCAGAACGACATCAAGCGCGTTATCGCCTATTCGACCTGTTCGCAGCTCGGCTACATGTTCGTGGCGCTCGGCACCGGTGCCTATTCGGCCGGCGTCTTCCACCTCTTCACCCACGCCTTCTTCAAGGCCCTCCTGTTCCTGGGCGCCGGCTCGGTCATCCACGCGATGCATCACGAGCAGGACATGCGCAACATGGGCGGCCTCCGCAAGAAGATCCCCATCACCTATTGGATGATGATGATCGGCACGCTGGCGCTGACCGGCGTCGGCATCCCGGGCACCAGCTTTGGTTTTGCCGGCTTCTTCTCCAAGGACTCGATCATCGAGAGCGCCTATGCCTATGGCGGCCAGGTCGGCAGCTTCGCCTTCTGGCTCCTGGTCATCGCCGCCATGTTCACGAGCTTCTATTCGTGGCGCCTGGTGCACCTGACCTTCCACGGTTCGCCGCGCGATGCGCAGCATAGCCACACCGCGCACCCCGATCCGGCCCATTCGGATGCGGAAACCCATCACGAGCCGATCGACGACAGCAATCTCGACGACCACGTGCATGCCGCCGTCAGCCATGACGATGCGCATCACCATGGCTCAGCCTATGACCACGCCCATGAATCCCCCAACGTCATGCTGGTACCGCTTTATGTGCTGGCCGTCGGCGCGGTGCTTGCCGGCGCGGTCTTCTACGGCATGTTCTTCGAAAACCTCGAGCACATCGAAAGCTTCTTCGCCGGCGCCATCGTAGTCGACCACGAGATCATCGAAGCGGCGCACCATGTGCCGTGGCTGGTCAAGTGGAGCGCGACCTTTGCCATGATCATCGGCTTCATCGCCGCCTACATCCTGTATATTCGCCGTCCGGAAATGCCGGGCCGCATCGCCGCGACCAATCCGGGGCTCTATAAGTTCCTGCTCAACAAGTGGTACTTCGACGAGCTCTACAACACGATTTTCGTGAAGCCGGCGCTCTATATCGGCCGCGCCGTGTGGAAGGGCTTTGATGACCAGCTCATCGACCAGACCTTCACCGAAGGTCTCGGCCGCCGCGTCCAGAACGTCACCAACTGGGTGGTCAAGCTCCAGTCCGGTTATCTTTATCACTATGCCTTCGCCATGCTGATCGGCATCGCGGCGCTCCTGACCTGGGCCATCGCGGCCGGGGGATTGATCTGA
- the nuoK gene encoding NADH-quinone oxidoreductase subunit NuoK: MVGTVIGLGHYLTVAAILFTLGVFGIFLNRRNIIVILMSVELILLAVNLNLVAFSSHLQDLQGQVFALMILTVAAAEAAIGLAILVTFYRNRGTIAVEDANQMKG; encoded by the coding sequence ATGGTCGGTACGGTTATTGGGCTCGGTCACTACCTGACCGTTGCGGCGATCCTGTTCACGCTGGGCGTGTTCGGAATCTTCCTCAACCGCCGCAACATCATCGTCATCCTGATGTCGGTGGAGTTGATCCTCTTGGCGGTCAACCTCAACCTCGTGGCTTTCAGCTCGCATCTGCAGGACCTTCAGGGTCAGGTTTTTGCGCTGATGATCCTCACCGTTGCTGCTGCCGAGGCCGCCATCGGTCTCGCCATCCTCGTCACCTTCTATCGCAATCGGGGCACGATCGCGGTTGAAGACGCCAACCAGATGAAGGGTTAA